A part of Lacinutrix sp. 5H-3-7-4 genomic DNA contains:
- a CDS encoding peptidylprolyl isomerase: MKNLLLLLFLSLTILTNAQTAIKKELKSIETEEQAEAYLETKKSKKNKILVFNEEKHQSKLAKELIEMPVGFTKNERTQFKKTHYKVIKKEKVPHYRISYIFFDGNKMDASKIYDLRKTIMVEHGKGVPFEDLANKYSMAKNTRKGADSGWVKDGDMPIEIENEAFNLKHQVNDIYDVKTEKDNGYYIIKKTYRIKEIREVSVLKVLETID; encoded by the coding sequence ATGAAGAATTTACTACTACTCTTATTTTTAAGTTTAACAATTTTAACAAACGCTCAAACTGCCATAAAAAAAGAGTTAAAATCTATTGAAACCGAAGAACAAGCAGAAGCTTATTTAGAAACTAAAAAATCTAAAAAAAATAAGATTTTAGTATTTAATGAAGAAAAACACCAATCTAAACTCGCAAAAGAGCTTATAGAAATGCCTGTTGGTTTTACTAAAAATGAAAGAACCCAGTTTAAAAAAACACACTATAAAGTAATTAAAAAAGAAAAAGTACCGCATTATAGAATTAGCTATATATTTTTTGATGGTAATAAAATGGATGCTAGCAAAATTTACGACTTAAGAAAAACAATCATGGTAGAACATGGTAAAGGTGTGCCTTTTGAAGATTTAGCAAACAAATATTCTATGGCTAAAAACACACGAAAAGGTGCCGATTCTGGTTGGGTAAAAGATGGAGACATGCCAATAGAAATAGAAAATGAGGCTTTTAATTTAAAACACCAAGTAAACGATATTTACGATGTAAAAACCGAAAAAGACAACGGCTATTATATCATTAAAAAAACGTATCGCATTAAAGAAATTAGAGAAGTAAGTGTTTTAAAAGTTTTAGAAACAATAGACTAA
- a CDS encoding ligase-associated DNA damage response DEXH box helicase produces the protein MSTFKDSEGYKIIENWMAKDGNEPFSFQYKTWQRYSNKYSGLVIAPTGFGKTFSVFLAVVIDYLNHPNQYKKGLKLVWVSPLRSLAKDLAKAMSEAVESIGLDWTVEVRNGDTPQKDRRRQERLMPDVLLTTPETMHLLFSQKKNSRWFKSLKCVAVDEWHELLGSKRGVLTELVIARLLVLSPSLRIWGITATIGNLEQAKTVLIPYPEIKTTTIRAKEKKKIDIISILPDEVEVLPWAGHLGKNMASKIVPVILENSTTLIFTNTRNQSELWYQIILEEAPDLAGQIAIHHGSIDKVSRNWIEENISAGNLKAVVCTSSLDLGVDFKPVDCVIQIGSPKGIARFMQRAGRSGHSPYERSKIYFVPTHSLQLIEASAIKEAVKTNEIESREPMVLTYDILVQFLVTLAVGEGFNAEKTFSLLSKVHAFHYMTKADFNWAIQFITQGGNTLKAYEEFHKVILDEDGLYKVKSRRISMLHRMNIGVIVSDAMLMVKFISGGYIGMIEEYFISKLKPGMSFILGGRVLEMIQVKDMSVLVKRSKSKKAITPSWMGGRLPLTSYLSHFLRLKLNDALKPGSREKELKFLHPLLSRQETTSHIPKANEFLVELIETKDGFHLFMYPFEGRLVHEVIAALVAYRLGKIMPLTFTIAMNDYGFELLSDQAIPLDESNIKNILSKENLMEDVTASINAAEMASRKFRDIAVIAGLVVQSQPGTRKNNKSLQSSSGLIFRVLDENEPDNLLLKQAYTEVFNQQLEEVRMQAAFKRIENSKIIIKRAKSFTPLSFPIKVDRLRSTISNEAIGKRIARIQQQVFKLD, from the coding sequence CGATCTTTAGCTAAGGATTTAGCAAAAGCAATGAGCGAAGCAGTAGAATCTATAGGTTTAGATTGGACAGTTGAAGTAAGAAACGGAGATACACCACAAAAAGATAGAAGACGGCAAGAACGTTTAATGCCAGACGTTTTACTTACTACACCAGAAACAATGCATTTATTGTTTTCTCAAAAAAAGAATTCAAGATGGTTTAAATCCTTAAAATGTGTAGCGGTAGATGAGTGGCATGAATTATTGGGTAGTAAACGTGGCGTACTTACAGAGTTAGTAATTGCAAGATTATTAGTATTATCTCCAAGTCTTCGTATTTGGGGAATAACAGCTACTATAGGTAATTTAGAACAGGCAAAAACAGTTTTAATACCATATCCAGAAATTAAAACAACTACCATTCGTGCTAAAGAAAAAAAGAAAATAGACATAATTTCTATATTGCCAGACGAAGTAGAAGTATTGCCTTGGGCCGGACATTTAGGAAAAAATATGGCTTCTAAAATAGTACCTGTAATTTTAGAAAACAGCACCACTTTAATTTTTACAAATACACGAAACCAAAGTGAACTTTGGTATCAAATAATTCTTGAAGAAGCTCCAGATTTAGCAGGACAAATAGCTATACATCATGGCTCTATAGATAAAGTTTCACGTAATTGGATAGAAGAAAATATTAGTGCTGGAAATTTAAAAGCCGTAGTTTGTACCAGTTCATTAGATTTAGGTGTAGATTTTAAACCTGTAGATTGTGTAATACAAATAGGTTCTCCTAAAGGCATTGCTCGTTTTATGCAACGTGCAGGAAGAAGTGGACATTCGCCATACGAACGTTCAAAAATATATTTTGTACCCACACATTCTCTTCAATTAATTGAAGCTTCAGCAATAAAAGAAGCTGTTAAAACTAACGAAATTGAGTCTAGAGAACCTATGGTTTTAACTTACGATATTTTAGTTCAGTTTTTAGTAACATTAGCAGTTGGTGAAGGTTTCAATGCAGAAAAAACATTTTCTTTATTAAGTAAAGTTCATGCATTTCATTATATGACTAAAGCCGATTTTAATTGGGCTATTCAGTTTATAACTCAAGGTGGTAATACTTTAAAAGCTTATGAAGAATTTCATAAAGTAATTTTAGATGAAGATGGCTTATATAAAGTAAAAAGCCGAAGAATTTCTATGTTGCATAGAATGAATATTGGTGTAATTGTTAGCGATGCCATGCTAATGGTTAAATTTATTTCTGGCGGATATATTGGTATGATAGAAGAGTATTTTATTTCAAAATTAAAACCAGGAATGAGTTTTATTCTTGGAGGTCGTGTTTTAGAAATGATACAGGTAAAGGATATGAGTGTCTTGGTTAAAAGAAGCAAATCTAAAAAAGCCATAACACCAAGTTGGATGGGTGGACGTTTACCATTAACCTCATATTTAAGTCATTTTTTAAGATTAAAACTTAATGATGCGTTAAAACCAGGTTCTAGAGAAAAAGAACTTAAATTTTTACATCCTTTATTGTCTAGACAAGAAACAACATCTCACATTCCAAAGGCAAATGAGTTTTTAGTAGAATTAATAGAAACCAAAGATGGTTTTCATTTATTTATGTATCCTTTTGAAGGTCGCTTGGTACACGAGGTAATTGCTGCATTAGTAGCTTATAGATTAGGAAAAATAATGCCGTTAACCTTTACAATAGCAATGAATGATTATGGTTTTGAGCTATTAAGCGACCAAGCCATTCCTTTAGATGAAAGTAATATAAAAAATATTTTGTCTAAAGAAAATTTAATGGAAGATGTCACAGCCAGTATAAATGCAGCAGAAATGGCTTCTAGAAAATTTAGAGATATTGCTGTAATTGCAGGATTGGTTGTACAATCGCAACCAGGAACACGTAAAAATAATAAGAGTTTGCAATCAAGTTCGGGTTTAATTTTTAGAGTTCTCGATGAAAACGAACCAGATAATTTACTTTTAAAACAAGCTTATACCGAAGTTTTTAATCAGCAATTAGAAGAAGTACGCATGCAGGCAGCATTTAAAAGAATAGAAAATAGTAAGATTATTATTAAAAGAGCAAAATCTTTTACACCTTTGAGTTTTCCTATAAAAGTAGATAGACTTCGAAGTACAATTAGTAACGAAGCTATAGGAAAACGTATTGCTCGCATTCAACAGCAAGTTTTTAAATTAGATTAA
- the tsaD gene encoding tRNA (adenosine(37)-N6)-threonylcarbamoyltransferase complex transferase subunit TsaD, whose protein sequence is MAKQNIYILGIESSCDDTSAAVICNNVVLSNVVANQKIHEEYGGVVPELASRAHQQNIVPVVHQALKQANITKHELSAIAFTSGPGLMGSLLVGTSFAKSFAFGLNIPIIDVNHMQAHILAHFIKEENFKQPEFPFLGLTISGGHTQIVRVDDYFKMNVIGETIDDAVGEAFDKSGKILGLGYPAGPEIDRRAKLGNPKAFKFTKPKVDGLNFSFSGFKTAVLYFIQKEVKKNPNFIENNLNDICASIQYTIIGILIDKLKLASKETGIKHIAIGGGVSANSGIRNALKSGEQKFGWTTYVPKFEYTTDNAGMIAIVGYLKYLKSDFATQDVMASPRLKI, encoded by the coding sequence ATGGCAAAACAAAATATTTATATACTAGGTATAGAGTCGTCTTGCGATGATACATCTGCCGCTGTTATATGTAATAACGTTGTTTTAAGCAATGTTGTTGCCAACCAAAAAATACATGAAGAATATGGTGGTGTTGTACCAGAATTAGCTTCTAGAGCGCACCAACAAAATATTGTTCCTGTAGTACATCAAGCCTTAAAACAAGCAAATATAACTAAGCACGAATTAAGTGCTATTGCATTTACAAGTGGTCCTGGATTAATGGGTTCTTTATTAGTAGGTACATCGTTCGCAAAATCTTTTGCTTTTGGTTTAAACATTCCAATTATAGATGTAAACCATATGCAAGCGCATATTCTTGCTCATTTTATAAAAGAAGAAAATTTTAAACAACCAGAATTTCCGTTTTTAGGTTTAACCATTTCTGGCGGTCATACACAAATTGTTCGTGTAGACGATTATTTTAAAATGAATGTTATTGGCGAGACTATTGATGATGCTGTTGGAGAAGCTTTTGATAAAAGCGGAAAAATTTTAGGTTTAGGTTATCCTGCTGGCCCAGAAATAGATAGGCGTGCAAAATTAGGAAACCCAAAAGCTTTTAAATTTACAAAACCAAAAGTTGATGGTTTAAACTTTAGTTTCTCTGGATTTAAAACTGCTGTTTTATATTTTATTCAAAAAGAAGTAAAAAAGAATCCTAATTTTATTGAAAATAATCTTAATGATATTTGTGCTTCAATACAATACACAATTATTGGAATTTTAATAGACAAACTAAAACTTGCAAGTAAAGAAACAGGTATAAAACACATTGCTATTGGTGGTGGCGTATCGGCAAATTCTGGTATTAGAAATGCACTTAAAAGTGGTGAACAAAAATTTGGTTGGACTACGTATGTTCCTAAATTTGAATACACAACAGATAATGCTGGAATGATTGCTATTGTTGGTTATTTAAAGTATTTAAAAAGTGATTTTGCAACACAAGATGTAATGGCATCTCCAAGATTAAAAATATAA
- a CDS encoding AI-2E family transporter, with the protein MTSKIISNGILRAFAIIVGIVILLWFLYTIQSVIAYLAIAGVISLIGRPLVIFLKRKLKFNDTVAVITTMFLFILVIAAIIGMFIPLAIEQGQNLSLLNIDQLQTNIENLYQEFIQHFNLNKTDVEESIKDSKVFSKLNFGFIPNFLNAVVTGFGSFSIGLFSVLFISFFFLKDSNLFGSSILTIFPKAQESRIKKSFITIRDLLSRYFGGLLLQLLILFTIYSIVLLIFGIENAVIIASLCALLNIIPYVGPIISGVLIILLTMSSNLGQSFSDVILPKTMYVMIGFIVAQLVDNFFSQPFIFSKSVKSHPLEIFIVIIIVGLLFGIVGLIIAVPLYTALKVIAKEFLSEYRIVKRLTKGLE; encoded by the coding sequence TTGACATCTAAAATTATATCAAACGGTATTTTAAGGGCATTTGCCATTATTGTAGGCATTGTTATATTGCTTTGGTTTCTATACACTATACAATCTGTAATTGCATATTTAGCAATAGCAGGTGTAATTTCTCTAATAGGAAGACCTTTAGTTATTTTTTTAAAACGAAAATTAAAATTTAATGATACGGTTGCAGTAATAACCACGATGTTTCTATTTATTTTAGTTATCGCTGCTATAATTGGTATGTTTATTCCGTTAGCTATAGAGCAAGGTCAAAATTTATCGCTTTTAAATATAGACCAATTACAAACTAATATAGAAAACCTATACCAGGAGTTTATTCAGCATTTTAATTTAAATAAAACAGATGTAGAAGAATCTATTAAAGATTCAAAAGTGTTTTCAAAATTAAATTTTGGTTTTATACCAAACTTCTTAAACGCTGTAGTAACAGGTTTTGGAAGCTTTAGTATTGGTTTATTTTCGGTGTTATTTATTTCATTTTTCTTTTTAAAAGACAGTAATTTATTTGGCTCTTCAATATTAACAATATTTCCAAAAGCTCAAGAATCTCGTATTAAAAAATCATTTATAACAATTAGAGATTTATTATCAAGATACTTTGGAGGTTTATTATTACAGTTACTTATTTTGTTTACAATTTACTCTATTGTCCTCCTTATTTTTGGTATAGAAAATGCCGTAATTATAGCTTCACTTTGTGCTCTTTTAAATATTATACCTTACGTTGGACCAATAATTAGTGGTGTTTTAATAATATTACTTACCATGTCTAGCAACTTAGGCCAAAGTTTTAGTGATGTTATTCTACCTAAAACCATGTATGTCATGATTGGGTTTATTGTGGCACAATTAGTAGATAATTTCTTTTCACAACCTTTTATATTTTCTAAAAGTGTAAAGTCTCATCCTTTAGAAATTTTTATAGTAATTATTATTGTTGGCTTGTTATTTGGCATAGTAGGTTTAATAATTGCAGTGCCATTATATACAGCTTTAAAAGTAATTGCAAAAGAATTTCTTTCGGAATACAGAATCGTAAAAAGATTAACCAAAGGATTAGAATAA
- a CDS encoding 16S rRNA (uracil(1498)-N(3))-methyltransferase codes for MQLFYSPDISKNQDQFTFSKEESRHIVKVLRKRDGDILHITNGKGDVFTAVILIAAIKSCTVEIKEVVTQNPLNYNLHLAVAPTKMNDRYEWFLEKATEIGISSITPIICDHSERKVIKEDRFEKILQSAMKQSLSAYLPKLNPAIAFKEFLKQDFNSALYIAHCEETNKKSLKKVLQTNTDITILIGPEGDFSTKEIELALANNYIPVTLGETRLRTETAAIVACHSVAFVNE; via the coding sequence ATGCAACTATTCTACAGTCCAGACATCTCGAAAAACCAAGACCAATTTACTTTCTCTAAAGAGGAAAGCAGACATATTGTTAAGGTTCTTAGAAAAAGAGATGGAGACATATTACATATTACAAATGGAAAAGGTGACGTCTTTACAGCAGTAATACTTATTGCTGCAATAAAAAGTTGTACTGTAGAAATTAAAGAAGTAGTTACACAAAACCCTTTAAATTATAACTTGCATTTAGCTGTTGCACCAACAAAAATGAATGACCGCTACGAGTGGTTTTTAGAAAAAGCTACAGAAATTGGTATAAGTAGCATCACGCCTATTATTTGCGACCATAGTGAGCGAAAAGTAATAAAAGAAGACAGATTTGAAAAAATATTGCAATCTGCAATGAAACAATCACTAAGCGCTTATTTACCAAAATTAAATCCTGCAATAGCATTTAAAGAATTTTTAAAGCAAGATTTTAACAGTGCATTATATATTGCGCATTGCGAAGAAACCAATAAAAAATCCTTAAAAAAGGTATTACAAACCAATACAGATATTACTATTTTAATTGGACCAGAAGGTGATTTTAGTACAAAAGAAATAGAATTAGCACTTGCCAATAATTATATACCTGTTACATTGGGAGAAACACGTTTAAGAACAGAAACCGCGGCAATTGTTGCTTGCCATTCTGTTGCATTTGTAAACGAATAA
- the pdeM gene encoding ligase-associated DNA damage response endonuclease PdeM, translating to MHIVTKNIICNQETFTLTNQRALYWESEGALVLSDLHVGKSAHFRKHGIPIPDNVLIKDLERLKALITFFKPKTVLIVGDLFHAEFNTDVAHFKIWLQQFPNINFELIIGNHDRLFLALYKDLNITIHRPKKSIKKTSFVHDNVKSNANEFIISGHTHPGVIIKGKAKQFIKLPCYQVSSNQLILPAFSLFTGLNTKNCPKECVNYAFTDGGIYKV from the coding sequence TTGCACATTGTAACAAAAAACATAATTTGTAATCAAGAAACATTTACACTTACCAATCAACGTGCTTTGTATTGGGAAAGTGAAGGCGCACTTGTGCTTTCAGATTTGCACGTAGGTAAATCTGCTCATTTTAGAAAACATGGCATTCCAATTCCTGATAATGTTTTAATTAAAGATTTGGAGCGTTTAAAAGCTTTAATAACGTTTTTTAAACCTAAAACAGTACTAATTGTAGGTGATCTTTTTCATGCAGAGTTTAATACCGATGTAGCACATTTTAAAATTTGGCTACAACAGTTTCCTAATATAAATTTCGAGCTTATTATTGGAAATCACGATAGACTTTTTCTAGCTTTATATAAGGATTTAAACATTACTATTCACAGACCTAAAAAGAGTATTAAAAAAACATCTTTTGTACATGATAATGTGAAAAGTAATGCAAATGAATTTATAATTTCTGGCCACACACATCCTGGTGTTATTATTAAAGGTAAAGCTAAACAATTTATAAAACTACCTTGTTATCAAGTTAGTAGTAACCAACTTATATTGCCTGCGTTTAGTTTATTTACAGGTTTGAATACAAAAAACTGTCCTAAAGAATGTGTTAATTACGCTTTTACAGATGGTGGTATTTATAAGGTTTAG
- a CDS encoding DUF4159 domain-containing protein, translated as MIYSPKTFISLVIIALFTSFFSVKSDAQDLAILKYKGGGDWYSNPTALPNLIKFCNENIETEINTKPETVEAGSTDIFQYPLLHMTGHGNVFFNEEEAQNLKLYLESGGFLHIDDNYGMKDYVVKELKKVFPNQELKELPKSHEIFNTAFKFAQGLPKIHEHDGKRPQALVLFYKSRLVVLLTLESDLGDGWEDQEVHNDPEDVRLKALQMGANIVKYAFEN; from the coding sequence ATGATCTACAGTCCAAAAACGTTTATATCATTAGTTATAATTGCTTTGTTTACCTCATTTTTCTCTGTAAAAAGTGACGCTCAAGATTTAGCAATTTTAAAATACAAAGGTGGTGGCGATTGGTATTCAAATCCTACAGCTTTACCAAACCTTATTAAATTTTGTAATGAAAATATAGAAACAGAAATAAACACTAAACCAGAAACAGTAGAAGCTGGAAGTACAGATATTTTTCAATATCCTTTATTACACATGACAGGACATGGTAATGTTTTTTTTAATGAGGAAGAAGCACAAAACTTAAAGCTATATCTTGAAAGCGGCGGTTTTTTACATATAGATGATAACTACGGTATGAAAGATTATGTAGTCAAAGAATTAAAAAAAGTGTTTCCAAATCAAGAATTAAAAGAATTACCAAAAAGTCACGAAATATTTAATACAGCTTTTAAATTTGCTCAAGGATTACCAAAAATTCATGAACACGATGGAAAGAGACCACAAGCTTTAGTGTTATTTTATAAATCACGATTAGTTGTATTATTAACATTAGAAAGTGATTTAGGTGATGGTTGGGAAGACCAAGAGGTACATAACGATCCAGAAGATGTAAGACTAAAAGCCCTACAAATGGGAGCTAATATTGTTAAATACGCTTTTGAAAATTAA
- a CDS encoding TrmH family RNA methyltransferase, whose product MQLTHYNTTFKKQQFSITIICENVTNAPNIGSLFRTADAFGVEKIIFCGSKIPLGRKMTKTSRTTEKFIKYQERETVEEVIIELKKSNYSILALEITDNSKPIHTFNVPTKKPIAIVIGDENFGISNTALKQTDAIIHIDMFGQNSSMNVVQATTVALYEITKQLR is encoded by the coding sequence TTGCAACTCACTCATTACAATACCACTTTTAAAAAACAACAATTTTCTATCACTATTATTTGTGAGAACGTTACAAATGCTCCAAATATTGGGAGTTTATTTCGTACTGCAGATGCTTTTGGTGTAGAAAAAATTATTTTTTGTGGCAGCAAAATTCCTTTAGGAAGAAAAATGACAAAAACCTCGAGAACTACAGAAAAATTTATAAAATACCAAGAAAGAGAAACTGTTGAAGAAGTAATTATAGAACTAAAAAAAAGTAATTATTCTATTTTAGCTTTAGAAATTACAGATAATAGTAAACCAATACACACTTTTAATGTACCTACAAAAAAGCCTATTGCAATAGTAATTGGTGATGAAAATTTTGGCATATCTAATACTGCTTTAAAACAAACCGATGCCATTATACACATAGATATGTTTGGGCAAAACAGTAGTATGAATGTAGTACAAGCAACCACAGTTGCACTATATGAAATTACAAAACAATTACGTTAA